The Plasmodium sp. gorilla clade G2 genome assembly, chromosome: 5 DNA segment TCTTCCTCTTCGTGATTTTGGACCTCTATGCATCATACCCCTTCCACCACCTCTAGCGTTATACCTTCCATTTTCTCTAGCATTAAAAGGTACTTCTACTCTTAATTTATTTCCTTCAAAATCACAAccatctttttcttttattgcATCTGCTGCATCTCGTGCATCCTCAAATTCTATAAATGCAAAAGCAGCTCCTGATACTGTTTTTTTTACATCACACTTTAATATATTACCATACTTTCGAAATTCATTTTCTACATCTCTTGAAGAGACATGTGATGGCAAATTACCAACATATATTCTCGATACACTTTCACGTATtaccattttttattattattattttttatgtataataatgtagaaataatattattcaaatatttaattttcacttttttaattctaagtatatatatatatatagatatttttttttttttttttttttttttttttttttttttttggataatttcttttgtatcttattttaattttgaatagtactaaacatatatatatatatatatatatatatatatattatatatatataatatttatatgtacatatgtatatatttatatgtatagaataaaaaatgtatgatTATGTTGTGTAcgtaaaatatgaaaaatatttgtacatatatttgtattatacatacatatatgcataaataatatatttttatacaaataagagttttaagaaaaaaaaaaaaaaaaaatttacatatatatgtatatataatatatttttaaatttagaattttccttctttttaaactatattttcatttaataaaaatatgtgaatacagtttaatatatacaatattttaatataaaaaaaaataaataaaaaaaaaaaaaaaaataatcaaattgttcataatatatattatatatatatatatatataagaaaaaaaaaattaaaatcaaatataaaaaaaaaaaaaaaaatatatatatatatttttcaaattaattttatgtataatgtatttatatatattataattgttattattctttgttttactttttaatttgtattatatattaaaaaatacatataaatatttataaatatatattataatattttgtatttttttttttatttatttataattgataattctcttttatattttcttatttatcacatattaatataaatatattatatatatatatatatatttgttattataattatatattttttgtttcttttttttgacatataaaaatatttacataatttttttttatacgtattattttaatattgacaacgaatcaatatatatgtaattatatagtatttcatatttcttcttatatataatatatataatataataaaatatactatattataagttaattataatataatataatatattcttattataataaaaaaactccaactttttttttattcaataTTCTTTTATCAATTTTCTTTATGTTTCTTAATTGctatttcataaaaaaatatatattattacatatatatcataaatattaaaatatctctaaaataaaaaaaaaaaaagtaacttattccaaaaaaaaaaaaatatatatttaataactatataaaatatataaataaattcaaaataaaatcttaatcaaatatattataaaaatatgtaaaacttctattttattatatatatcttattcatttttatcaaatagataaaaaaaaaatataataatataaaaagaagaaaaaaaggtAAGAAAACAGAAATaaaagttaaaataaaattaaataaatatataatatgaaaagaaaaaagaaaatttctaaatattattttttatatattataaataataaataatatatatatatattatacatataattatattattacataataaacatatatatttcttattatataatatatatatatatataataatagtagaatataattatatggatGCTACATTATTTAAGTTTTTGAAAAATACTCattctttataatatatataatatatatatatttaattatgaataaaaaatataatatatgtattattattttataatgaaaatattatatatataatatattatatatatataatatatatatattttatatgtattatataaaattaatattataatatgtatatttttataatgttttttttcatttgaaattttatatgaataatattttattaattataaaagaataaaataaatatatctatataaatttatatgtttaataaaaataatatatatatatgaataaaaaaattcactcttatatatatatatatatatatatatatatattataattgtaatataattatttaactGTAaacccttttttttttctttttggtTTTTAGCCCTATTTATTATACAAatgaaatttttattttatttaatctaTATGTAGATATATAAACACAAATTTAGAggcatgttttttttttttttatatttattatttgtatatatgatttataaaaataagaaaaaaaaaaaattcgaacataaattttaatttaatgtttttcttttttttttttttttttttcatttgtaagaaaataacattttttgaaaaaatataattgttattatgtgacattatataaagtaatatatttttatattatattatttatattatataaataaaacaccgtgttttatatatatctatatatataatataataatattatttccttTGACGAGttatattaaacatatatatataatacattttatatttgtataattataGGACAGGTTTAAAGTAGTTCAACATTgttatttacaaaatttttatatatattttataataaaatatatgaagagAAAAGAATactctataaatatatatatatatatatatatatatatatatatatatatataatatatttatttttaatatcaatttaaatatatagcaaaaaaaaaaaaagaaatgaaaattttgaactttttatattttattgtatcatatatataattattaaaatatatattttttattataaaatgtaaaaaaacaaaaaatataaatgttcatttaagaaaagtaaaataaattgatatattttaaaagttttccatatttatatagaatataattttttttattcttttttattacctTTATCGttttaaattcatttatttttgtatattgtCTGAATAATATTGTAAATGTTACAACATTAAGGTTaataaggaaaaatatatttgaaagaCCTAAAGGCATAAAagtaattattaaatatattataaattaattatttatacaaacaaaaaatatatatatacctataaatttataaaacatatatatatatatatatatatattatgtcattgtttttttttttatttttttctttttcccttggataaatatatcaattaTGTTATGTATTTAAACacattcattatatatgCCAAACAgccaaatatatttaaaaaaaaaaaaaaaaaaaaaaaaaaaaaaaaaagattaaaatagctatattatatacaataataattatggCTTGttctatttaaaaaaaaaaaaaaaaaaaaaaaaaaaaatggataattatagtatatattttaatttgttcttataatttatataaaattacaaGAGAAAGGGAATATCTATAAATattgatattaaaaatatttataaaataataagtcttttaataatcatattttcatatatatatgtgtaggTACGTCTATAGATATTTTATGaatgaaataattttaaagattcatatataatttttttatatattattagaaataagatatgtaaaatatgtgttatgtacacatatatattatataaatgtatatttttttaaaaatgtgcATATTATTAGCTAAGccaataaatttaatattatataatttccaaggaaaaaaaacaaaaaacaaaaaaatacacattatatatatatatatatatatatatgttatatacatataataaaatacaagTTATCCGTTTTGGGGTAAtcgttttaaaaaaaaaaaaaaaaaggatgatcgcaaatataatcatacaatatatgtattatatgagaatataataatttatttaaattcgtaatattataaaatcacatattttttttttttattattaaataaaataataaatttatactACTTAaaagacatatatataaagggtagtgttataaatattatatatatatatattatatatatattttttttttattaaaaaatggagagatataaaagaatgaaattatattcattttgaaGACagttaaaagaaaataagataatttatataaaaaaatatttataaataaaataaaaaaatttatttaggtgttatatttcttatattatgattttattattattattatttttttttttttaaatagatatatttcatttctctttctatgtaaaaaaaatattatatatatataatatatataaatatatttatttatatattaatatttttatttatttacaaaaatatgACTCAATTCAAGCttacaattttataaattattattaaataatctCTTGAAGTGTtaagtgtatatatataaatgcacATTACGAATAAaaggatatataatatatatatatatattatatattataataaataaaatatatgtgtacataacatataattttattatattatatttatatttataattatatttattttttttattatcaatgAAGTTCTTTTGTTTTGTTAaggaatgaaaaaaaaaattaaattaaaaaataaaatataatagataaatatacctttatgtattatatttcctTCGTTCtttcctctttttttttttttttttttttattttctcatattttataatacatatatatatatattatattatataatagtcTTGAAATATCAGTATGTtctcatttttaaatataaaattaaaaaggaaaaaaaagatacatACTAATTTCTTAagtttatgtatataatatttatgagaATAAAACAGAGAATTAAAAAtcataaaagaataaaataacactaagaagaaatataatatatatattatatatatatatatatatatatatatatatatatattatatatatatatttctttttaataatatttttatgaaatgtATAGATgaatttgatatatatcttaatttaaaattgtgtatattttgagcaataaatataacatatatataaaaaaaaaaatatattaatctatatatatatataatatatatatatgtaacttttttttttttttttttttttttttttttttttattatattatattatattatattatattatattatattatattatattatattatattatattatattatattatattttattttctcttttccattggtaatatttttatatttttatatttttacatttttattattttatttaatttttttttaagatgaGTGAATCTCTCGATATTGAGAATGCAAAGGCAAAAATAAGTTTAGTGTTTTCCTACTGGAAAAAGGTAGCTAATAATGATTTTACAAAAACTAATGTATTTTGTGTGTTATCTGGAAAATCTAGTAAAGATGAAAATGCTACTATTCAAGAACAATTTCAGATGTGGTTAACTGGTTATCAATTAACTGAGACattttttgtgtttttaAAGAATAGTGAAcgtattttaattttaacaaGTGATAAGAAGAAAAGATTTTTACAACCATTGTTAGATAATATTAAGAATGTGGATGTATTAGAAAGAAGTAATGATAATAGTTCAAATTTTgagaatataaaatgtacCATTGAATCTGCTGATTGTGATGATATTGCTTTATTGAAAGATAAAGATGCAACTGGTTCATTCTTTGAAAGTTGTTATGATTTTATTAAGACATTAAATAAAAGAGAAatggatataaataattatataaaagaattattaaattttcgTTCAGATACAGATATGAAGATTCAAAAAAATGGTAGTGATATTGCTTGTATTATTCTTAAAAGTATTTTGATTACTACTATTGAGAATGCTTTAGATAATGAAGAATTTGAAAGTCATGATAAGATAAAAGAAAAGGCATTAAAATTTttggataataaaaaatgtgtaatgaaattaaaagataaattaaaagtaGATATTGAAGAAATAGATGTTATATATAGTAACGTGCAAAGTGGTAATAATTTTACTTTaacttataaaaatagtaaTGATAAGAATTATTTATCCCAAAATGAAGGAACTATACTTGTTGGTGTAggattaaaatataaagaattatgTTGTAATATTACAAGgactttattattaaatgcaAGAACACAAcataaagaattatataattttactataaatattgagaaatatattataaaagaatgTTTAAAAGTAGGTATGAATTTTTcaaatgtttataaaaaaacattagAATATGTAAAAGAACATAAAAAGGAATACAAaagtttaaataatattcaaatagaaaattattttgttaaaTGTATTGGTCATATCATAGGTATTGAATTTATTGATAAAGAATTCTTAATAATTGAAAATAATCATCTAGgcaaaatacaaaaaaatacttCATACAATTTATCTGTCGGATTTGAAAATGTTCAAGGTCtagagaaaaataaatttgcTATTTGGATTAGTGATACCATATGTATtgatgataatgaagatgtaattatattaacaGATGCAATTAGTAAAGAAATTAATACCATATCATATGAATTGGAAGATAGCAAGAGTGATGATGAAGAGGATGAAGACGATGAAAAAGATGATGATCATGATATGGATgaagatgataatgatgatgataataaaaaaaaaaagaaaaacaaaaaaaatgtaaaaaatgaaaaaggtGTAAGtgtcaaaaaagaaaagaaaaataaacattatgacgatgatgataatgatgatggaGATCATAATggagatgatgatgaagatgatgatgatgacgatgatgatgacgatgatagtagtagtaataataataataataataatggtactaaaaaagataagaaaaaaataggtATATCTGCaagtatattaaataatgctGCTAGTGTTATTGTTTCTGATCGTTtaagaagaagaaataagAATTCATTAGCTCATAATAATGAACAAGAAATggaagaattaaataaaagacAACATGAattaaaagagaaaaaaattaatgatatTAAATTAAGATTTTCAAAAGGAACAAATGATTATAaagatttaaataaaaaaaatattaaaaaattagaagatttaaaaacatataatgaTCCAGATTTATTACCTAAAGATTTAAGaccaaatataatatg contains these protein-coding regions:
- a CDS encoding FACT complex subunit SPT16, putative — translated: MSESLDIENAKAKISLVFSYWKKVANNDFTKTNVFCVLSGKSSKDENATIQEQFQMWLTGYQLTETFFVFLKNSERILILTSDKKKRFLQPLLDNIKNVDVLERSNDNSSNFENIKCTIESADCDDIALLKDKDATGSFFESCYDFIKTLNKREMDINNYIKELLNFRSDTDMKIQKNGSDIACIILKSILITTIENALDNEEFESHDKIKEKALKFLDNKKCVMKLKDKLKVDIEEIDVIYSNVQSGNNFTLTYKNSNDKNYLSQNEGTILVGVGLKYKELCCNITRTLLLNARTQHKELYNFTINIEKYIIKECLKVGMNFSNVYKKTLEYVKEHKKEYKSLNNIQIENYFVKCIGHIIGIEFIDKEFLIIENNHLGKIQKNTSYNLSVGFENVQGLEKNKFAIWISDTICIDDNEDVIILTDAISKEINTISYELEDSKSDDEEDEDDEKDDDHDMDEDDNDDDNKKKKKNKKNVKNEKGVSVKKEKKNKHYDDDDNDDGDHNGDDDEDDDDDDDDDDDSSSNNNNNNNGTKKDKKKIGISASILNNAASVIVSDRLRRRNKNSLAHNNEQEMEELNKRQHELKEKKINDIKLRFSKGTNDYKDLNKKNIKKLEDLKTYNDPDLLPKDLRPNIICVDNKHECILLPINGIHIPFHVSTIKNLSSNYEDNNDIFVLRINFLVPGNQGVVKGELNTFPTLQQNQMYIRELIFKSPNEKHFQMVVKQVKELIKQVKQKEVEADVNESKTSQDRLVLNKSGRRIVLRDLMTRPNIFTGRKILGTLELHMNGLRYAANSRGTTEFIDILFDDIKHAFYQPCDGQLIILIHFHLKRYIMVGKKKTLDVQFYCEAGTQIDDLDRAKARNVYDPDEMHDEMKEREQKNKLNLIFKNFVQQMQDLSKIEFEIPYPELTFSGVPNKSNVEIFVTANTINHLVEWPPFILSVEDIEIASLERVHHGLRNFDMIFVFKDYTKPVKRIDVIPTEYIDTIKKWLTTIDIVYYEGKNNLQWGNILKTILSDIDSFVSSKGFDGFLGEDDDEEEETADDEDEDDEYEVDESELSAEEDSEYDDSEDESLATESDGDEEVEEDSEDEGLSWDELEERAKKDDKKRFAYKSDEDDEGYNKRKKKKKN